Below is a window of Longimicrobium sp. DNA.
GCGCACGGGGATGCCGGCGCGGGCGGAGCGCACCTCGTAGATGACGTCGGGGTCGGCCCAGCCGCCGTGCGCCGACTCGCCGTCCCACGCCCAGGTCTGGAAGCCGTTGGAGACCATCTCGTCGAGCGCCACGTAGCGTAGCCGCGCGCGCCGGCCGTACTGCTCCACCACCTGCTCGCGGTCCACCACGGCGTGCCCCATGTGCAGGTCGTAGTAGCCGGCCGTGGTCCCCAGGTCCGCCACCGCGCCGAAGCGCCGCTCCACCTCGCGCCGGAAGCGCTCGATCCCGAAGGCGGGCGCCGGCTCGCCGGGGCGCAGGACGTCCCACAGGCGTCGCGCGGCGTCGCTCAGCGCGCTGCGCAGCGAGTCCGGCCGCCCGCGGCCGAGCGCGGTGCTGCGGTAGTAGGAGTCGGCGGCCTCGCGGGCCTCGCGGGTGAAGTCCGCCCACGCCGCCGCTGCGCGCACCTCCGGGTCGCCGCCCACGCGCGGATCGCCGACGGCCACCAGCGCGGCCTCGGGGAAGAGCCGCGACCCCGCCAGCGCCAGGGCGAGCGCCCGCCGCTCCGCCGTGGAAGCCCGCGGCCCGCGCCAGGCGGGGAGGACGGCCTCCAGCGCGCGCCGCGGCCCGGCCAGCACGCCGGCCGAGTCGTAGCGGACGGAGAGGAAGTACGAGCGCCAGGCGGCGAGCGCGGCGGGGCCGTCGTCCAGCAGCAGCGCGGCGGTGAGCTGCACGCGCGCGGGCTCCAGGAGCCCCGGCTCGGCCCGCACCAGCGGCTCCAGCCGGCGGAGCGCCCGCTCCACCGCGCCCCGCTCGCCGGGCGCGAGCGGGTGGCCGCCGAGCCGTGCCTCCAGCGCGGGCTCCACGGCCGTGCGGGCGAGCTCCACCAGGGCCGCCGCCGAGTCGCCCCGCGACTCCGCCGCGTCCAGCGCCCGCTCCGCCGCCTCCCACGCCTCGGCGGACCGTCCTGCCTCGCGCTCCATCCGCGCGATCCCGGCATGGGTGCGCGAGCGCAGCGCGCCGGCCCGCAGCGCCCGGCGGTAGTGCGCGTGCGCGCGCCGCTCGTCGCCCCGGTAGCGCCAGGCGAGGAGCGCGAGCAGCTGCTCGGCCGTCGCGCGGTCTTCGCCGCGGATGCCGCGCCGGCGGACGGCGGAGTCGAGCACCGCCTCCATGTCGCCCAGCCGGTGCTGCGAGAACGCCTCGATCCCCCTGAGCACCAGCTCCGCCCCGGCGCCGCCCTCGCCCGGGCGCTCCCGCGCGCGCTCGCACCCCGCCAGCGCGCACGCGGCGAGGACGACGGTCAGGGCGATGGCTGAAGCGAAGTGGGAGCGGGGGAGGGGCATGGGGGGAAGGTGGGAGATCCCTGGTTCAGGGGCGGGTGAACCCGCGGCAACAACGGCGAAAAGCCTGCCTTCGCAGGCTCCTCCGGCGCCGCCGCGAGTTTAGCGCGAGGAGGCTGGGTTCGCTGGCGGCGGCGCGGAGGTCAGCTCCAGCGCGTGGATCAGAACACCGGACCGGTGGTGCTCCGTTTGGTTCAGCACGTAGTCGCGGACTACGGGAACCCCACGCTTGGAGACGGTGAAGGCGCCATACGCTCCCTGCCACTTGAAGGGTTCGCGCGAAGCCTGCTCCACCACGCGCGAGGAGGCGCCCTTCATCCTGCCGACCAGGTGCGAGATCGAGTGCGTCGGCCGGAAGCGCAGGAGCACGTGCACGTGGTCTTCGATCCCACCGATGGCGAGCACGTCTGCCCCCAGCACGGAGCACTGCTGCTGGATGGAGGCGTAGACCACCGGCTGCCGGTCCGGCGTGATGAGCGGCAGCCGGTCCCAGGTCGACCAGGTCACATGAAGATACAACTGCGTGTACGGCTCGCGCATGGGGTTCCTGAGAAGAGCCAGCCTCTCCGCACCGAACCTGCACCGGCACGGATGGAGCCTGCGAAGGCAGGCTTTTCGCCGTTGTTGCTGCGGGTTCACCCGCCCGGCGCGAGGCCATCCCTGCCGATGCCTCCTCAACCCCGGCGCCTCGACCCCGGCGGGGCCACCTCCAGGTACACCGCCAGGCTCTGCGGCGGGGGGACGTCGTAGCCCTCGACGCGCAGGCCGCGCAGGTGCAGGTCGATGGCCTCACGCATGTTCGCCTCCACCTCGCCGGGCGTGGCGCCGGTGGACACGCACCCGGGCAGGTCCGGCGCGTACGCCGAGTAGCCCGTCCGGGTGGCCTCGATCACCACCAGGTACCTCATCGGTCCCGCCCCGCCTGCCGCAGCAGGCTCCCCAGGGTGCCCGCCGCCAGGTCGTGGTGCGGGTCGCCCGGCATGGTCACCAGCGTGCGCTTGATCGGGTGCTTGTCCTGGTGGTGGCCCCCCTTCGTCCGCACCAGGTACCAGCCGTCCACGTGGAGGAGACGGACCATCTCTCGGATCTTCATACCGGGCCGATATGGTTGGATTGGGGAACGGAAAAGGAAGGATGCCGCTCACACTCCGGCCGGGACGCGCTTCCGCTTCGGGACGACGGACTTCGGCTCGCCGGCGGGCCCGGGGCGCGGAGCCGGCGCGGGCCCCGGCGCCGGCGCCTGGCGCGCGGCGCCGACGCGGAAGCGGGCGGCGAGCGAGTCCAGCGCGCCGGCCACCTCGGCGAGCTGCTGGCTCCCGGCGGCCACCTCCTGCATGGCGGCCACCTGGTGCTCGGCGGCGGCGGCGCTCTCCAGGGTGCGCTCCCGCACGCGGCGGGCGGCCTGGTCGAGCTCCTCCATCCCGCGCCTGAGCCCGTCGAGCGCGGCGGACTGCGCCTCGGCTTCTCCGGCGATGCGCTCGATCCCGTCCACCGTCTCGATCAGGCCGTCGACGATGGCCGCCAGCGCCGAGCGGCTCTCCTCGGCCGCGTCGCTGGCCCCGGCCACGCGCCCGCCCTCCGCGGCCAGCCGCTCGCGCATCTCCACGATGGCCGCGTGCGTGCGCGCCACCACCCCGGCGATGCGCTCCGCCGAGCCGGCCGACTCGGTGGCCAGCCGCCGCACCTCGCCCGCCACCACGCCGAAGCCGAGCCCCCGCTCGCCCGCGCGCGCCGCCTCGATCGCCGCGTTCAGCGCCAGCAGGTTGGTCTGCTCGGCCACCCAGCGGATGGTGCCGGCGAAGCCGCCCACCTGGCCGCCCGCCTCCTCCAGCGCGTCCATCGCCGCGGCCGAGCGGCGGTAGCCGCCCTCCAGGCTCAGCAGCAGTTCGCCGGTGCGGTGGATGCGCTCCGCCTGCGCGCCCGCCTCGGCCGCCATCGCCCTGGCCCCCGCCGACGAGCCGGCGGCGCTCTCGCCCAGCGCCCGCCCCGCGCGCGCCGCCTCCTCGGTGCGGGCGCGCCCCTCGGCCACCAGCGCCAGCTGGCGCTCCGCCTCGCGGGCGATCTCGTCGCTCGCCTGCCCCGCGTCCTCGGCCGCGCCCTCCACCTGGGCCGCCATCGCCGCCAGCTGGTCGGAGAGCGCGGCCAGCGCGTGCGCCTGCTCCTGGATCTCGCCCACCACGCCGCGCAGCGCCGCCACCGTGCGGTCCACCGCCAGCCAGAGCAGGCCCACGTTGTCGCACGGCGCCGCGCCCAGGCGCACGGTCAGGTCGCCGCGCTCCACGCGCCGGAGCGCCGCGCGCGCCGCCTCCAGCCGCCGCACCCGCGCCGCCTGCCGGAGGTGGACGACCAAGCCGAGCCCCGCGGCGAACGCCCACTCCAGCGCAATCCACGCGGGCGGCGCCGCCTCGCCCGCCAGCGCCAGGCCGGCCGCGCGCGCCGGTGCGTAGAGGAGCGCCGCCGCGAGCAGGAAGTCGCGCCCGGCCCGCGGGTGCAGGTAGGTGGTCTGCCCCGCGGCGAACACCGCCACCGGCAACGCCAGGTAGCCCGCCCGTCCGCCCGCAACCACCAGCAGCGCCAGGATCGCCGCGTCCGCCGCCGCCAGCGCGCGGAACTGCCACGCGGCGAAGCGCCCCGCGCGGTGCAGCCGGTGCAGCGCCGCCATC
It encodes the following:
- the tnpA gene encoding IS200/IS605 family transposase, whose product is MREPYTQLYLHVTWSTWDRLPLITPDRQPVVYASIQQQCSVLGADVLAIGGIEDHVHVLLRFRPTHSISHLVGRMKGASSRVVEQASREPFKWQGAYGAFTVSKRGVPVVRDYVLNQTEHHRSGVLIHALELTSAPPPANPASSR
- a CDS encoding type II toxin-antitoxin system HicB family antitoxin, with amino-acid sequence MRYLVVIEATRTGYSAYAPDLPGCVSTGATPGEVEANMREAIDLHLRGLRVEGYDVPPPQSLAVYLEVAPPGSRRRG
- a CDS encoding type II toxin-antitoxin system HicA family toxin; its protein translation is MVRLLHVDGWYLVRTKGGHHQDKHPIKRTLVTMPGDPHHDLAAGTLGSLLRQAGRDR
- a CDS encoding methyl-accepting chemotaxis protein, coding for MAAGVEVGGEDAEARDGRVALEAQQRQNLLSHWLILPCGVLVTLLGWGTGTLRLAPGAAVALGLAFFALMAALHRLHRAGRFAAWQFRALAAADAAILALLVVAGGRAGYLALPVAVFAAGQTTYLHPRAGRDFLLAAALLYAPARAAGLALAGEAAPPAWIALEWAFAAGLGLVVHLRQAARVRRLEAARAALRRVERGDLTVRLGAAPCDNVGLLWLAVDRTVAALRGVVGEIQEQAHALAALSDQLAAMAAQVEGAAEDAGQASDEIAREAERQLALVAEGRARTEEAARAGRALGESAAGSSAGARAMAAEAGAQAERIHRTGELLLSLEGGYRRSAAAMDALEEAGGQVGGFAGTIRWVAEQTNLLALNAAIEAARAGERGLGFGVVAGEVRRLATESAGSAERIAGVVARTHAAIVEMRERLAAEGGRVAGASDAAEESRSALAAIVDGLIETVDGIERIAGEAEAQSAALDGLRRGMEELDQAARRVRERTLESAAAAEHQVAAMQEVAAGSQQLAEVAGALDSLAARFRVGAARQAPAPGPAPAPRPGPAGEPKSVVPKRKRVPAGV